The sequence below is a genomic window from Armatimonadota bacterium.
GAAAGGAAACGTCGTCACGCCGGATGAGGCGGTCGAAAACTACGGTGCCGACGCGCTTCGCATGTACCTGCTGTTCGTGGCTCCGTTCCATGCCGACGTGCAATGGTCGAACGAAGGCATGCAGGGCATGGTCCGGTTCCTGTCGCGCATCTTCAAATTCGCATCCGAAATCAAACCGTACTTTGTCGCCGATTGGAAGGATGTGGTGTCTTTCGAAGAGTTCGACGACACAGGTAAAGCCGTGCGGCGAAGCACCCACAAGACGATTCGCAACTGCACCAAGGATCTGGAAGACTTCGGCTACAACACGTATGTTTCGTGGCTGATGAAGTATCTGAACGAGTTGAACGAGCAGTTGGACCGGGCGCGAACGCGGCTTGGAACAGATCGCTCGTTGGCATTGGCGTTTTCGGAGGCTCTGGAGTCGCTGATCTTGATGATCTCGCCCGGCGCGCCGCACTCGGCCGACGAAATTTGGGAGTCACTGGGTCAGGAAGGGTTCACTTACCATCGCGAATGGCCGAGTCACGACGAGGAGTTGGCCAAGGACAGCGAGGTCACAATCGCGGTTCAGGTTAACGGGAAACTGCGCGATACTTTGCAGGTTGCCGCAGACGCAGGCGAAGACGAGATCAAGGCCATGGCGTTCGAAAGTGTCAAGGTTAAAGCCTACACGGACGGTAAAGAAGTGAAGAAGGTCATCGTGATTCCCAAGAGATTGGTTAACATCGTAGTGGCAGGTTAAGGATGAAGAACTGGTTGATTGCCGTTGGAGTTGTGGTCGGGCTGGGAGCCGTAATGTTTCTTTCTGACCGGCCGGTTAAGGGGCCTGGAGATACCGATATCCTTCGAAGTCCGAACGACTACCAAAATACGATGAATCAGGCCAAGATTCTGGCCCTGCCCATCCTGCAGAAAGCGCAAAACGGCGAAGAGGTGTCGAAGGCTGACCAGGATAAGCTCCGCCAGGCGCTGAAGCTGTTCGAATCGATGAACAATTACGAGCCGCGACGTGTGGATACCCAGTTTGGTGCGGGCCGAATCCTCATGATCCTTGGCGAAAAGGAGCGGGCAGTAGAGAAGTTGCAGCAGGCCGTGAACGATCGCGACACCGATCCGAACGCCAAAGAACCCGGCGTCCAACAGACGGTTTTTGAAGCGGAAGCTCGACTCTCCGAACTGATGCTTGACCTAGCTGCCGAAGAGATCGCGAATTCCAATTCGTTCTCACAATCGGGCGACAAAGTTGGGGCCGAGGCGGCAAAAAAGAAGTCCGAACTTTACTACCAAAAGGCTCTCGACTACGCGAATGCGGCGGTGGCTGCTGTGCCGAATTCCTACCTTTACTTGGTGGATCGCGGCAACGTGTACCTCGCCGTCGGCAAAAAGGATTTGGCCAAGAAAGACTTTGAGGCCGCCAACGCTCTCGCGCCGGGCGACCCCCGAGTCAAAATGGCGATGAAGCTGATCGAGCCTTAGGGTTTGGGCGGGACCGGTGGATTACCGCCCGCTTTTGCCGCCGCAGCCTTGATTCCGTCCATCGCCTTCATTCGATCTTGCAGGCTCTGGGGCAGTTGGTCCTTCGTGTACGCCTTCGAGTTATCCACCGAGACATCGTAGAGGGTGGCTATGTACGAGGCGTTGCGCCCAAGCCGGAAGAACAGAATGTACGAGGTTTGCTTCGCCAGGTGGTACTCGTCGAAGTTTCGCTTGAGGGCGGCACCGAAGCCAGGAATATCGCTATTCATCATGCTCAACATCTCGGGCATCGTGATCATGCTATTGCCGGTCGATTTGTCGGTTGCTTTGACGCTATCGAGCGCCATTGTTTTGAGTTGGATAGAGCCAACTACCGGAATGCCGTCGGGAAGCAGAACCGTTCGTTCGCTATCCATGGCCGACTCTCCCATGCCGAGCATCGACATCAGTGGACCTGCCATCGACATTCCAAGGCCGGTCATGCCGGCCATATCGTTTGTATCCTCACTGTCCGCGCCAAAGGCTTTCGCCATCTCGTCGTCAAACTTCATTGGCGGCATGGTTCCGTTGTAGACCATCCGGCTGAGGATGGTTCGCTGTGGCGGTGTCAGAGCCGCAAGCGAAACCGGTCGCTTGGCGGCAAGACTCTCCTTTTGGAAGTCTGTAAGCGTCGCGTATAGCTTCAGCGAATCGAAACCGATCGACGTAAGGGCCGAGGCGGAGCCGAGGTCGGAGGTGTGGAATACGGCTGTGACGAGGGGAAGAGCAAGGAGTTCCGAACCCCGCGCTGAATCCTGGGCGGTAGCGAAGGTCGCGCAGTCGTCGAGGTTAACATAACCCTTGGTTTGACCAGCCTTGATCAAGTTGGAAAGGGCGTCACGTTTGCAGAAGGCAGAGCGCAGTTCAAGTGGCGATGACGCTTGCATGAGTTGCCAACTGCCGTCTTCGGCGATCTTCTCAGTTAGGCTTCGGTCGATCGAGTCCATGACCCCTTCGATCGTCTGGTCCGGCTTGATAAGCTGTTCGGCCAGCGTTTGAATGACGTCGTCCGATGGCAGGGCGACTACGTTTTTGCCTTGTGATGCCTCATAGTCGAGGATTGGGCCAAGCAGATACGCCAGCGGTTCGTTCTTCTTTGGGTCGGCCATCAGGGACTGAATGGATGCGGGAATTCCATGAGGAGTCGGGACTTGGGTTTGGCTGAAGATACTGTCTTCGCCGACGAACATCGACATCGCGCCAGCGAAGCCACTCTGCGCTTTCATCAGCATGCCCATGAACGGGTCGATCTTCTTGCCGTCCTCAAGGGCCTGGGCGTAGTTCCGAGCGGCCACCGCCACGTCTAGCTTGGTTTCCCCCTTCACCTTCGGGCGGGCATCCTCGGGGTTCACGATGGGCAGTTGGACGGTGCGGCTGTAGACGCCGACGCCGTCACCGGTGTACGCGGCGATCTCCACCGACAGCGTCTTTCGCTGGCTAATCTGGAAGATCGCTTGGAAGGTCTGAATTTGGTTCACCAGTTCGGGATGGCGAAGTGGCTTGCCGCCGAACATCATGGACATGTCAAAGCCCTGGTTCTGGTCGTTGCCAGCTTTGGCCTTCGGTTCTTCCGCCGCGAGCTTCTTGATGTGGTCACGAATGGCGTTGATCGCTTTGCCGGGCATCAGCGCTTGCATCTGCGTTGGAGTGCTGCTGAGGACGACTCGTCGGCCCTCGACGATGGAGCTTAGGTCTTTCGATCCGATGACCTTCAGCAGGTTCATCGTGCCCTCGTCGGCGTCAAACATATGGCCGAAAATCTCACCCATCATCTTGGAAATAGCTTTGGGGTCGTTTTGGGCTCCCTTGGCAAGCTCCTCGATATCGGCTGGCTTCCTCTTTTCGGGGGCGGGCTGGTTGATGGTCGCTTCGATGGCGGCGATGAGGTCGGGATCGCCGGCCTTTTCTTGGTCATGGCGGAGGTCTTGCGGCGCAATTAGATAGTAGTTGTCGTCTTTCTTTTCCCACTCCGCCCCAGACACTGATGCCAGCTTGTCCAGAAGGTCTTTGACCGACACATCCTTGACATTAATGTAGACCGGGTAAGCCTTCAGGTCGCCGAACGCGGCCATGGGGATGTGAGTTTCGGCCGAAATCCTAGCAACGACATCGCCTAGCGGTTCGAAGTCGCTTTTGAATGTAATCGTCGATTGCTGGAATCCCAGAACGGTGGCTAAAGCAAGTGACAGCATGTTTGTCTTAGTTATACGCGGTTTGGCCATATCGGCTTCAAGAATTCGGTATTTTGAGACCTATGTTGCGGCTGACCGTTGATTCACTGGATCGTCTCGATAAGTTCTTGGCCGCGCGATTTCCCGACCACTCCCGATCCAAGATTGCCAAGCACATCGAGGAGGGGAAGGTGCTGGTGAATGGGAACGGCGAGAAGTCGTCGTTCAAGCTTCGGATTGGCGATGTTGTCGAGATGGAGGAGTTGAGCGAGACGGAGGCTCACGACCTTACTCCGTTCGCGATGGAAATCGAGATCGTGTACGAAGACGATGACATGCTGATCGTCAATAAGCCGCGCGGCTTGGCGGCACACCCGGCGGCGTCTCTGCGGGAGCCTTCGTTGGTGAATGTCCTGTTAGCGCGGGGCGGGGAGCTCAGCACGATTGGTGGCGAGTTCCGACCGGGCATCGTGCATCGGCTCGACAAGGATACGACCGGCCTGATGGTGGTGGCGAAGAACGACTTTGCCCACGCCGCGCTGGCGGCGATGATCGAAAAGAAAGAGGCTCATCGGCGTTACTTTGCCGTGGTGGCAGGGGAGGTGGATCGGGACGTCTTCACGGTTGACGCACCGATAGCGCGCAACCCAGCCAACCGACAGCAGATGACGGTCGACGTGCATGGCAAGCGAGCGGTGACGC
It includes:
- a CDS encoding RluA family pseudouridine synthase, producing MLRLTVDSLDRLDKFLAARFPDHSRSKIAKHIEEGKVLVNGNGEKSSFKLRIGDVVEMEELSETEAHDLTPFAMEIEIVYEDDDMLIVNKPRGLAAHPAASLREPSLVNVLLARGGELSTIGGEFRPGIVHRLDKDTTGLMVVAKNDFAHAALAAMIEKKEAHRRYFAVVAGEVDRDVFTVDAPIARNPANRQQMTVDVHGKRAVTHVKKVARLVQGTLVACRLETGRTHQIRVHLRALGHPVLGDSLYAPKEQSVGPMQLHAAYLAVVQPRTGEPVAAYAMPPEDFSGREFAARDVIEGFE